One Candidatus Woesearchaeota archaeon DNA segment encodes these proteins:
- a CDS encoding type II toxin-antitoxin system PemK/MazF family toxin, which translates to MGSLSLKQKDLFLVSFPFSDLSKTKVRPAIIVSNNKFNKKSEDVIVCGITAQQSLKKTHLQINTTSLSSGKLHRSCSIEPESLFKMDKRLLLKQIGVLKEKPFQDLSNKLHELLS; encoded by the coding sequence ATGGGGTCGTTATCTTTGAAGCAGAAGGACTTGTTTTTAGTTTCCTTTCCTTTCTCTGATTTATCTAAAACGAAAGTACGTCCAGCAATTATTGTCTCTAACAATAAGTTCAACAAGAAAAGCGAAGATGTTATTGTTTGCGGTATTACTGCGCAACAATCTTTAAAGAAAACTCATTTGCAGATTAACACAACTTCATTGTCTTCTGGAAAACTTCATAGGTCTTGCTCTATTGAACCTGAATCCCTTTTCAAGATGGACAAACGATTGCTTCTCAAACAAATTGGAGTTCTAAAGGAAAAACCTTTCCAAGATCTTTCGAATAAATTGCACGAACTACTTTCTTAA
- a CDS encoding Lrp/AsnC ligand binding domain-containing protein → MLAYLLINVEKDKEQELYETINGYEEVIGSHIIFGEWDIIAKVEIENSEALGTFILDKIRPLDGVAMTSTLIVAR, encoded by the coding sequence ATGTTAGCATATTTGTTAATTAATGTGGAAAAAGATAAAGAGCAAGAACTTTATGAGACTATTAACGGTTATGAAGAAGTTATTGGCTCACACATAATTTTTGGAGAATGGGATATTATTGCTAAAGTTGAAATAGAAAATTCTGAAGCATTAGGAACTTTTATATTAGATAAAATTCGTCCACTTGATGGTGTTGCAATGACAAGTACATTAATTGTTGCTCGTTGA
- the tmk gene encoding dTMP kinase, whose translation MENNYFFTFEGLDGCGKDTQLFAFAQALKNGCKYFEGEKHKPLWITNEPTMLSTPGKKINELKKTNTLSVDEATNLFIADRILHTVQHVNPRLRDGHVLSSRYDLSTYMFQGAQGASFSLMYDLHDYQNNGSSSRIPDITFVFDVPVDVAMHRIHKRGDRAEYFEKRKFQEKAKENLDRLMVLLPDMDGRTIININGNQPVPDVTREMLKVTSCYVKHM comes from the coding sequence ATGGAGAATAATTATTTTTTTACGTTTGAAGGATTAGACGGCTGTGGGAAAGACACGCAATTGTTTGCGTTTGCGCAAGCTCTTAAGAATGGTTGTAAATATTTTGAAGGGGAAAAACATAAACCTTTATGGATAACTAATGAGCCAACGATGCTTTCAACGCCAGGAAAGAAAATTAACGAACTAAAAAAGACAAACACCTTATCAGTTGATGAAGCAACTAATCTTTTCATTGCAGATAGAATCTTGCACACCGTCCAACATGTCAATCCTCGACTTCGTGATGGTCATGTCCTTTCTTCAAGATACGATCTCTCAACTTATATGTTTCAAGGAGCGCAAGGTGCGAGTTTTTCTCTAATGTATGACTTGCACGATTATCAAAACAATGGTTCGAGCAGTAGAATTCCTGACATCACGTTTGTTTTTGATGTTCCTGTGGATGTAGCCATGCATAGAATTCACAAGCGAGGCGATAGAGCAGAATATTTTGAGAAAAGGAAATTTCAAGAAAAAGCAAAAGAAAATCTTGATCGTTTAATGGTGCTCCTTCCTGATATGGATGGTCGAACAATAATTAATATTAACGGGAATCAGCCAGTGCCTGACGTCACAAGAGAAATGCTCAAAGTCACCTCCTGCTACGTGAAACATATGTAA
- a CDS encoding AbrB/MazE/SpoVT family DNA-binding domain-containing protein: MLETVKLSSKGQIVIPERIRKKLGLKEGDNLILREEGGRFSLEQEESFMRHLEQFEKQRERMGWLMLAEENLKKLWDNPIDEKEWGRYL, translated from the coding sequence ATGCTTGAAACGGTAAAATTATCTTCAAAAGGTCAAATTGTTATTCCTGAACGAATTAGAAAAAAACTCGGTCTCAAAGAAGGCGATAATTTAATTCTTCGGGAGGAAGGCGGTCGTTTTTCGTTAGAGCAAGAAGAGTCATTTATGCGACATCTTGAGCAATTTGAAAAGCAGCGAGAACGGATGGGTTGGTTAATGCTTGCTGAAGAAAATCTCAAAAAACTATGGGATAATCCTATTGATGAAAAAGAATGGGGTCGTTATCTTTGA
- a CDS encoding methyltransferase domain-containing protein, producing the protein MHVKKLAITEEKRIYPILDLNRSIHFNEGAVDRQVLIDANHEGVIKTTGGQELLLVPATFKDNMERMKQQAAIIIPKDIGFIIAECGLTKDSVVIDAGAGSGGSACTLGALCKKVYTYDINDQHLETVRENCVKLDLTNVEVIKGDITTIEPKEQVDLFVLDIPKTEKAIPTIKKALKQSAYAAIYTPHINQAQQFIQELDDDFKLITVIELIQRRWEVNDKQLRPKHNMLGHTAFLTIVRKFKK; encoded by the coding sequence ATGCACGTCAAAAAGCTCGCAATCACAGAGGAAAAAAGGATTTATCCTATTTTGGACCTTAACCGTTCCATTCACTTCAATGAGGGTGCTGTTGATAGACAAGTGCTTATTGATGCAAATCATGAGGGCGTCATAAAAACAACAGGTGGGCAAGAATTGCTTTTAGTCCCTGCAACGTTCAAAGATAATATGGAGCGTATGAAGCAACAAGCAGCAATCATCATCCCTAAAGACATTGGGTTTATCATCGCAGAATGCGGTTTAACCAAAGACTCAGTAGTAATTGATGCTGGTGCTGGTAGTGGTGGAAGTGCTTGCACGCTTGGTGCGTTATGTAAAAAAGTGTACACTTACGATATTAACGATCAGCACTTAGAAACGGTGCGGGAGAATTGCGTTAAACTTGATCTTACTAATGTCGAAGTTATCAAAGGCGACATAACCACCATCGAACCTAAAGAGCAAGTTGATTTATTCGTTTTAGATATTCCTAAGACTGAAAAGGCAATTCCTACGATAAAAAAAGCGTTAAAACAAAGTGCTTACGCTGCAATTTACACACCGCATATTAATCAAGCACAACAATTTATTCAAGAACTCGATGATGACTTTAAACTCATAACAGTTATAGAACTTATTCAGCGTCGCTGGGAAGTTAATGACAAACAATTACGTCCAAAACATAACATGCTTGGTCATACAGCGTTTTTAACAATAGTTCGAAAATTTAAAAAATAA